The genomic window GCCGGACTTCGCTGCTCCGCCTTTCTTGTTTTTGGCGAGAAACCACAAACACACCGGAATCTGCGTTGAGTAGAACAGTTGCCCCGGCAAAGCGACCATGCAATCCACGAGGTCGGCCTCGATGAGGGCCTTCCTTATTTCGCCTTCGCCGGACTGGTTGGAGGACATGGCTCCATTCGCCGAGACGAAGCCGGCCATGCCGTCCGGGGCCAAGTGGTGGATGATGTGCTGGATCCACGCGAAATTGGCATTCCCTTTCGGAGGCAGGCCGTATTTCCAGCGCACGTCGTCGTCCTTGCGGAAGTAGTCGCTGACGTTGAAGGGGAAGTTCGCGAGGATGTAGTCGGCCTTGAGGTCGGGATGGAGATCGTTGCGGAAGGTGTCGGCGGCGTACTTGCCGAGATCGCCCTCGATACCCCGGATGGCGAGGTTCATGACGGCGAGCTTCCAGGTGGTGGGGTTTGACTCCTGGCCGTAGATGCTGATGTCACCGAGTTTGCCGCCATGGGCTTCGATGAATTTCTCGCTCTGCACGAAAAGTCCTGCCGAACCGTGGCAGCAGTCATAGACTCGGCCCTTGTAGGGGGCGATCATAAACACGAGGAGCTTGTCCACGCACTGCGGGGTGTAGAACTCGCCGCCGCGCTTACCCTCGGCGCTGGCGAAACGACCGAGGAAGTATTCATAGACGCGGCCGAGCAGATCGACGGAGCGATGGGAACCACCCCTCACCCCGGCCCCTCCGAGGGGCGAGGGAGGTGCGGCGATGAGCGTGATGGTGCCAATGAGGTCAATGAGTTCGCCGAGCCGGTGCTTGTCCAGCGCGGGGCGGGCAAAGTCTTTGGGGAGCACGCCCTTGAGCCTTGGGTTGTCGCGCTCGATGGCGACCATGGCGTCATCCACGAGCTGGCCGATGTTGGGCTGTTTGGCGCTGGCCTGGAGGTGGGACCAGCGGCCTTCCTTGGGCACCCAAAAGACGTTCACCGCCTTATACTCATCCTGGTCCTCCGGGTTGGCATCAGAGTATTCCCCCTTGCCAGCGACGAGTTTGGCGCGGTGCTCCTCGAAGGTGTCGGAGATGTATTTGAGGAAAATGAGACCGAGAACGACGTGCTTGTATTCCGCCGCGTCCAGGTTGTTGCGGAGCTTGTCGGCAGCGAGCCAGAGCTTGGCCTCGAAACCGAGGTTGGCAGTGGAATCGCTGGATTTGGATGTGGTGCGAGTCCGATCAGACATAGGCTGAAACGTTCGCGCGTACGTTCAGCCCTGTCGGGATGGCTTGCTACCTGCGTTGAAATCCCTGGTGCCTGAAAAAATAATGGGACGCATTTACTTGCGTCCCACCACAGGCACCTAGGAGGGCCCAACGCAGGAGCGCTTTCAATGCGCCCCGATTGGGGCGCACATCGAGCGCCGTCCTGCATTTGCGAAATTTCCTAGGTTTCGTGGTGGACAGCAGCCGAAGCTACGCGAAATTATGTATTGTTAAAATTTTGGTTAAATCAGCATCATTATATTATTCGGAACAGGGGAAGGATAGCGAAGGAATTGGAGGGTTTCAAATCAAATATCAAACGGCCTTTTGCAACACTTTCAGACACCCAGCGGCGTTTGGGGCGGTAACGGTGGTGGTATCGGCGGCGGGGATAATACCGACGCGCGGGCAGCCCGTTTGAATGGCCAGCCATTCCACCAGCGTTCCTGCTCATACTCCGCCGGTTGAATCAGCACCTTGCGAAAGTTCGATTGCAGCCGCAGTTTGGAACCGCTGATAAACACGACGTCTTTGAGCAGAAAGCCGATAAAAATCCCCGGGCCGCAGAATAACAGGAAGATCGGCACGATTACCACCAATAGCCACGGTAATAACAACACGCGCAGAATGGTGCGGGTGGTCGCCGTCAACGGTTTGCGTTGCGTTAATCCCTGCCACAAACCGGCATACGTCACGGCGTAGAGGTCCAGCACCAGGAGCGCAAAGGCCATTCCCAGGCAGACAAAGACCACCAGCGGCGGAATATTTGAACTGGTGCTGAACATGGCCCATTCTGCCAAGGTTATCGTCTCGACGAATCCCAGCACCAGTAAGGGCTTTAGGAAAAGGGTTTCCACCGCCTTGAAGCAGCCGCGCACCATGGTATCAGTCGGCAACGGAGTTACCAGGGTGAGTTCCAAAACACCGCTATCCCGCGCCGAGGCGATGCTATAGCAGGCCACGGCGGCAATCCATAGCCGTAGAAACCAATGGGCCAGGTAAAAGATGCCGACATACACCCAGAAAAGCTGATCGCTCAGTCCAATCAGTAAGCGGGCGGCTATCACCAAGATTATTGCCAACAGAAGGGCAATCCAAAGCAGCCCATCCAGTTGGCGGTTTTTATCCATCAACCACCAGGCGGGATTTGCTTGCAGCCGTTGCTGGGCGCGGGTGGAAGATTTTCCGGATAACCGCCACGGGCGAGCCAGCCAGCGGAGCCAGGCCCAAGGCTCCCCTGCCCTTTCATCCGTATCACGCCAAGTCCGCAACACCACGAACCCCGCCAGCATTAGGAATAGCCAGCTCAACAAATGCACCATGCCCAGGCAGGACCAGAAGGGGGCGGCCACGGATTGCATCATGGCGTCGGTGGCGGCGAAAAACGCATAGCCGGGACTGAGCAGGGAAAATCTGGGCACAAACTGGCTAACGTCGCCGGCGGCAAGCAGGAAATCCAACAAAGGCAGGATGCCAGCAAAGACCAGAACCACCAGCAACCCCATGGCCCAGACGGCCCGTTCGTTGCGGCCCCAGGCCGAGATGAGCAGGCCGGAGCACAGGGAGAAGAAAAGTACCACCAGCAACGCCAGCACCGTGCGCCAGAATTCTCCCGCCGTCACTCCGCCCAGGATGAACGGGATGGCCAAGGCGGGAAACGCCGCCATCAGGTTATAGAAACAACCGAGGGAATGAGCCGCCAGCTTCCCAAGGATGATGTCCAATCCGGTCAGATCGGTAAGGAACAACAGGCCCAGCGTGCCTTCCCGCTTCTCCACGCTCAAGCAATCCGCCGTGTTGCGCAGCCCTTCAAATAGACAAAACAAAAACGCCAGCCAGGAAAGCGTACGGAACAGGGCTCTCCCAACAGTCTGCCAGGCGGAGAATAACTCCCCGGCCAGCAACATCACCAGCACGATGGCCACTGCCACGCCCCCGGCCGCCAGCCGATTGCGATGCGTCGCCCATTGGCGTGCTTGGGCGCGCAATTCACGGTCGGCAATGGCAGGGGAAGCCATGAGGTTGGGTAAACGTGTCGAGTTGTTTATTTGGGCGTCGCCCCGACCGGACGGGCCGCCATGGTGCGGAAATTCGTGTGCAATCGCCGCCGCGCCCAGGCATACAGGATCAGGTTGTTGAGCAGGCTGAGCACGATCCAATAAATGGTCAGCGCCAGGTCGGTGGGCGTCACTGGTTTGATCCAGTGCAACACATCGGTGGCCACCCCCACAGCGAGCAGCGTTGCCGCATAAACCAACCATGGCACCACCATGACGAGCAGGAGCGCGATGGTCATGCCGCGTTCCGCGCTGGCGGTGCGCAGGCTTAGCCACATCCCCGTCCACGCCAGCGCAGGCAAATCGCCGCAGAGCCAGATCATGCCAGCAAGCC from Verrucomicrobiota bacterium includes these protein-coding regions:
- a CDS encoding class I SAM-dependent DNA methyltransferase, encoding MSDRTRTTSKSSDSTANLGFEAKLWLAADKLRNNLDAAEYKHVVLGLIFLKYISDTFEEHRAKLVAGKGEYSDANPEDQDEYKAVNVFWVPKEGRWSHLQASAKQPNIGQLVDDAMVAIERDNPRLKGVLPKDFARPALDKHRLGELIDLIGTITLIAAPPSPLGGAGVRGGSHRSVDLLGRVYEYFLGRFASAEGKRGGEFYTPQCVDKLLVFMIAPYKGRVYDCCHGSAGLFVQSEKFIEAHGGKLGDISIYGQESNPTTWKLAVMNLAIRGIEGDLGKYAADTFRNDLHPDLKADYILANFPFNVSDYFRKDDDVRWKYGLPPKGNANFAWIQHIIHHLAPDGMAGFVSANGAMSSNQSGEGEIRKALIEADLVDCMVALPGQLFYSTQIPVCLWFLAKNKKGGAAKSGGPALRNRQGETLFIDARKLGTLIDRVHRELSDDDIAKIAGTYHAWRSTDHRSLITDYSDIPGFCKSATTAEIASHGWVLTPGRYVGAEEIEDDGEPFEGKMSRLVTELNAQFAESAKLESAIRANLKGLGFK